A region of Rhodospirillales bacterium DNA encodes the following proteins:
- the msrP gene encoding protein-methionine-sulfoxide reductase catalytic subunit MsrP, which translates to MLIKRTIGWELPERLATPEATFLNRRALVAAMGLAPVAAMAAAAPAAAQGADPSARIYPVSRNPAHALDGITPEKLATTYNNFYEFGSHKTISSDARERLKIRPWTVRIDGMVEKPIELGIDDLLARMPLEERVYRHRCVETWAMVVPYSGFPLKALVELAKPASGATYLVMKTLANPSMFPGQREFYYPWPYTEGLTMAEATHDLSFIATGLYGKPIPAQNGAPLRLATPWKYGFKHVKSIVSFTFSDKRPVSFWEKLIPTEYGFWANVNPDVPHPRWSQATEKMLGSEERVPTRLYNGYGEFVASLYKDLPRDEKPFM; encoded by the coding sequence ATGCTGATCAAACGCACCATCGGATGGGAACTGCCGGAGCGTCTCGCGACGCCGGAAGCCACGTTCCTGAACCGGCGCGCGCTGGTCGCGGCGATGGGGTTGGCGCCGGTCGCGGCGATGGCCGCCGCGGCGCCGGCGGCCGCGCAAGGCGCCGATCCCTCGGCGAGAATCTATCCGGTGTCGCGCAATCCCGCGCACGCGCTCGACGGCATCACGCCGGAGAAGCTGGCGACGACGTACAACAACTTCTACGAGTTCGGATCGCACAAGACGATCTCCTCGGACGCGCGGGAGCGGCTCAAGATCCGGCCGTGGACGGTCAGGATCGACGGCATGGTCGAGAAGCCGATCGAGCTGGGGATCGACGATCTGCTGGCGCGGATGCCGCTGGAGGAGCGCGTCTACCGCCACCGCTGCGTCGAGACCTGGGCGATGGTGGTGCCCTACAGCGGCTTCCCGCTGAAGGCGCTGGTCGAGCTCGCCAAGCCGGCGTCGGGCGCGACGTACCTCGTGATGAAGACGCTCGCCAACCCGTCGATGTTCCCGGGCCAGCGCGAGTTCTACTATCCGTGGCCCTACACCGAGGGGCTGACGATGGCGGAGGCGACGCACGATCTATCGTTCATCGCCACCGGCCTCTACGGCAAGCCGATCCCGGCCCAGAACGGCGCGCCGCTGCGGCTGGCGACGCCGTGGAAGTACGGCTTCAAACACGTGAAGTCGATCGTCAGCTTCACCTTCTCGGACAAACGGCCGGTGTCGTTCTGGGAGAAGCTGATCCCGACGGAGTACGGCTTCTGGGCCAACGTGAATCCGGACGTGCCGCATCCGCGCTGGAGCCAGGCGACCGAGAAGATGCTGGGCAGCGAGGAGCGCGTGCCGACCCGGCTATACAACGGCTACGGCGAGTTCGTCGCCAGCCTCTACAAGGACCTGCCGCGCGACGAGAAGCCGTTCATGTAG
- a CDS encoding alpha-E domain-containing protein, translated as MLSSTAKNLYWLGRYLQRAESTARLLEATQRMALQSGAAEAEAVASIFGLEDAFFVRHPAGGVPELLDFMTLDEDNLSSLLSTVRAARDNARSERNNLTTDVWESLNGLWLEVSATARRPRAIVDRGALIETVKKQTVMILGAAQTTLLRDDAYNFLSLGMYIERSDNTARVLDEKFHRLRPDGTPDAAAADYFEWSEILACIGAVRTYRRIYHSRIEPMKVADLMILRRDLPRSIHHCLWQVDLNLRELADSYGARGEADRQAGALHAHLRYGRVEDVFAAGLKAYLRDIRVRTSRLSDQIGRQFLFD; from the coding sequence ATGCTCAGCAGCACCGCCAAGAACCTCTACTGGCTGGGGCGCTACCTGCAGCGCGCCGAGAGCACGGCGCGCCTGCTCGAGGCGACGCAGCGCATGGCGCTGCAGTCGGGCGCCGCCGAGGCCGAGGCGGTGGCCTCGATCTTCGGCCTCGAGGACGCGTTCTTCGTCCGCCATCCCGCCGGCGGCGTGCCCGAGCTGCTCGACTTCATGACGCTCGACGAGGACAACCTCTCCAGCCTGCTCAGCACCGTGCGCGCGGCGCGCGACAACGCCCGCTCCGAGCGCAACAACCTGACCACCGACGTCTGGGAGAGCCTCAACGGGCTGTGGCTGGAGGTGTCTGCGACGGCGCGACGGCCGCGCGCCATCGTCGACCGCGGCGCGCTGATCGAGACGGTGAAGAAGCAGACCGTGATGATCCTCGGCGCGGCGCAGACGACGCTGCTGCGCGACGACGCCTACAACTTCCTGTCGCTCGGCATGTACATCGAGCGCTCCGACAACACCGCCCGCGTGCTCGACGAGAAGTTCCACCGGCTGCGGCCGGACGGCACGCCCGACGCGGCGGCGGCCGACTATTTCGAATGGTCGGAGATCCTCGCCTGCATCGGCGCGGTGCGCACCTACCGCCGCATCTACCACAGCCGCATCGAGCCGATGAAGGTGGCCGACCTGATGATCCTGCGCCGCGACCTGCCGCGCTCGATCCACCACTGCCTGTGGCAGGTCGACCTCAATCTGCGCGAGCTGGCCGATTCCTACGGCGCGCGCGGCGAGGCCGACCGCCAGGCCGGCGCGCTGCACGCCCATCTGCGCTACGGCCGCGTCGAGGACGTCTTCGCCGCCGGGCTGAAGGCGTATCTCCGCGACATCCGCGTGCGCACGTCGCGGCTTTCCGACCAGATCGGCCGGCAGTTCCTGTTCGACTGA
- a CDS encoding circularly permuted type 2 ATP-grasp protein, translated as MAGRDAFDEMLSGPDGVRAPYRAVADWLARTPANEMVAKRREVEQFYRRQGITFGAYGAVDGHETTIPFDIVPRVIAADEWTFLERGLSQRVRALNAFLVDAYGAREICRAGVVPERQLLLNAEFAAQAQGVKLPGGIHVHIAGIDMVRVGEKDFYVLEDNVRTPSGVSYVLENREVMMRLVPDVFATLGVRPVANYTEELLNTLRSVSHSDDAEPTVVLLTPGHFNSAYFEHAFLADEMGIELVEGTDLFVDEGRVYMRTPRGPQRVDVVYRRLDDAFLDPLAFRPDSMLGVPGLVGALRAGRVNIVNAIGNGVADDKSTYLHVPDMIRFYLGEEPLLNNVPTWRCDRPDEFKYVLEHLPEVVVKEVHGSGGKGMLVGPTSSRAEIEEFRAMLVARPDNYIAQPTLALSTCPTFVDSGVAPRHVDLRPFILSRRDGGVTIVPGGLTRVALKEGSLVVNSSQGGGTKDTWVLAPRPGEPAV; from the coding sequence ATGGCGGGCAGGGACGCGTTCGACGAGATGCTCAGCGGTCCCGACGGCGTCCGGGCGCCGTACCGCGCGGTCGCCGACTGGCTGGCGCGCACGCCGGCCAACGAGATGGTCGCCAAGCGCCGCGAGGTCGAGCAGTTCTACCGCCGCCAGGGGATCACCTTCGGGGCCTACGGCGCGGTCGACGGCCACGAGACCACGATCCCGTTCGACATCGTGCCCCGGGTGATCGCCGCCGACGAGTGGACGTTCCTCGAGCGCGGTCTGTCGCAGCGCGTGCGGGCGCTGAACGCGTTCCTGGTCGACGCCTACGGCGCGCGCGAGATCTGCCGCGCCGGCGTCGTGCCCGAGCGCCAGCTCCTGCTCAACGCCGAGTTCGCCGCGCAGGCCCAGGGCGTGAAGCTGCCCGGCGGCATCCACGTGCACATCGCCGGCATCGACATGGTCCGCGTCGGCGAGAAGGATTTCTACGTCCTCGAGGACAACGTGCGCACCCCGTCGGGCGTGTCCTACGTGCTGGAGAACCGCGAGGTGATGATGCGCCTCGTGCCCGACGTGTTCGCCACGCTGGGCGTGCGGCCGGTCGCCAACTACACCGAGGAGCTGCTGAACACGCTGCGCTCGGTGTCGCATTCCGACGACGCGGAGCCCACCGTCGTGCTGCTGACGCCGGGGCATTTCAACAGCGCCTATTTCGAGCACGCCTTCCTGGCCGACGAGATGGGCATCGAGCTGGTCGAGGGCACCGACCTGTTCGTCGACGAGGGCCGCGTCTACATGCGCACGCCGCGCGGGCCGCAGCGCGTCGACGTGGTCTACCGCCGGCTCGACGACGCGTTCCTCGATCCGCTGGCGTTCCGGCCCGACTCGATGCTGGGCGTGCCGGGGCTGGTGGGCGCGCTGCGCGCCGGCCGCGTCAACATCGTCAACGCCATCGGCAACGGCGTCGCCGACGACAAGTCGACCTACCTGCACGTGCCGGACATGATCCGCTTCTACCTCGGCGAGGAGCCGCTGCTGAACAACGTGCCGACCTGGCGCTGCGACCGGCCTGACGAGTTCAAATACGTGCTGGAGCACCTGCCGGAGGTGGTCGTGAAGGAGGTGCACGGCTCCGGCGGCAAGGGGATGCTGGTCGGCCCGACCTCCTCGCGCGCCGAGATCGAGGAGTTCCGCGCCATGCTGGTGGCGCGGCCCGACAACTACATCGCGCAGCCGACGCTGGCGCTGAGCACCTGCCCGACCTTCGTCGACAGCGGCGTGGCGCCGCGCCACGTCGATCTGCGGCCGTTCATCCTGTCGCGCCGCGACGGCGGCGTGACGATCGTGCCCGGCGGGCTGACGCGGGTCGCGCTCAAGGAGGGTTCGCTGGTCGTCAACTCCAGCCAGGGCGGCGGCACCAAGGACACCTGGGTCCTGGCGCCGCGGCCCGGCGAGCCGGCGGTCTGA
- a CDS encoding zinc-dependent alcohol dehydrogenase family protein, producing MKKVLLDAYGVPDEVARCAEVDDVGAPAVGEVVFDVLAFPINPADLWFCRGSYRLKPPLPSTPGAECVGRVAAVGAGVAHVKPGDLVINLQRENWAQRRRVKADDAIPVPAGMDLRQAAMLRINPPTALLMLSDIVDLKPGDWVVQNVANSAVGRLVIALARRRGLKTLNIVRRESLFAELRALGADACVVDGPDVFERARTATGGARIRLGLDAVAGAATGRVSACVADGGTVCNYGSMSGEDPVMPRGAVIYDGQILSGFMLGRFLARRTPAEVRAIYAELGALVMDGTLHAPVEKVYPIDDIKAALAHAQRGERAGKILVAPHGPV from the coding sequence ATGAAAAAAGTGCTGCTCGATGCCTACGGGGTGCCGGACGAGGTGGCGCGCTGCGCCGAGGTCGACGATGTCGGCGCGCCGGCGGTGGGCGAGGTCGTGTTCGACGTGCTCGCGTTTCCGATCAACCCCGCCGATCTGTGGTTCTGCCGCGGCAGCTACCGGCTGAAGCCGCCGCTGCCGTCGACGCCGGGCGCGGAATGCGTCGGACGCGTCGCCGCGGTCGGCGCCGGGGTGGCGCACGTGAAGCCCGGCGATCTCGTGATCAACCTCCAGCGTGAGAACTGGGCGCAGCGGCGGCGCGTGAAGGCCGACGACGCGATCCCGGTGCCGGCCGGCATGGATCTGCGGCAGGCCGCGATGCTGCGCATCAATCCGCCGACCGCGCTGCTGATGCTGAGCGACATCGTCGATCTGAAGCCGGGCGACTGGGTGGTCCAGAACGTCGCCAACTCCGCCGTCGGCCGGCTGGTGATCGCGCTGGCGCGCCGGCGCGGCCTCAAGACGCTGAACATCGTGCGCCGCGAATCGTTGTTCGCGGAACTGCGCGCGCTGGGCGCCGACGCCTGCGTCGTCGACGGGCCGGACGTGTTCGAGAGGGCGCGGACGGCGACCGGTGGCGCCCGCATCCGGCTGGGCCTCGACGCGGTCGCGGGCGCCGCCACGGGCCGCGTGTCGGCCTGCGTCGCCGACGGCGGGACGGTCTGCAACTACGGCTCGATGTCGGGCGAGGATCCCGTCATGCCGCGCGGCGCCGTCATCTACGACGGCCAGATCCTGAGCGGCTTCATGCTGGGCCGCTTCCTGGCGCGGCGGACGCCGGCCGAGGTGCGCGCGATCTACGCCGAGCTCGGCGCCCTGGTGATGGACGGCACGCTCCACGCGCCGGTCGAGAAGGTCTATCCGATCGACGACATCAAGGCGGCGTTGGCGCACGCCCAGCGCGGCGAGCGCGCCGGCAAGATCCTCGTCGCGCCGCACGGGCCGGTCTGA
- a CDS encoding elongation factor G has protein sequence MISAAASGAERVGGGAHRVVALCGPYLSGKTTLLRSMLFAAGAIPRRGRPRDGASVGDGSPEARKFGMGTELNAVSFAYLGDSWTLLDCPGSIEFQQDSLTALSVCDVAVVVCEALPDRVAALAPLLRALEERHVPHLIFVNKMDTAHVRVRDLLSALQGVSARKLVLRQVPIRRASADGAEQTVGYVDLVSERAYRYARTGPSDLVEMPAEVLPRETEARREMLENLAEYDDTLLEQLIEDIAPEKSLVYRDLHDELGADKIVPVLLGAGERENGVRRLLKALRHDAPFAGETAARLGRSDGAGAVVECFRVSHQAHAGRLSLCRVWRGAIAEGETLGGVRIGGILRPFGQRLDKVPRAGAGEVVALAKIDALGAGRTLSAAGIAEVAGRAAADAQVYALAITPRNRSDEVKLSTALHKILEEDPSLAAGHREDTGEYLLRGQGEMHLRVTLDRLASRYNVPVDAAPPRVAYKETIRRGVQQHGRYKRQTGGHGQFADIKIELRPLARGEGFRFVDRIVGGVVPRNFIPAVDEGVRDYLKRGPLGQPVVDVEVTLFDGQYHAVDSSEMSFKMAARVAMDEAMPKCDPVLLEPILRVVVTAPSEATPRVQRLISGRRGQLLGFDMREGWDGWDEVSALMPESEIGDIIIDIRSATQGVGTYRTSFDHLQETTGKAADKAIEESRRRTSEAH, from the coding sequence ATGATCAGCGCGGCCGCCTCGGGCGCGGAACGCGTGGGCGGCGGCGCCCACCGCGTCGTCGCCCTGTGCGGACCCTATCTCTCGGGCAAGACCACGCTGCTCAGATCGATGCTGTTCGCGGCCGGCGCGATCCCCCGCCGCGGCCGGCCGCGTGACGGCGCCTCGGTCGGCGACGGCTCGCCCGAGGCGCGCAAATTCGGCATGGGCACCGAGCTCAACGCGGTGTCGTTCGCCTATCTCGGCGATTCCTGGACCCTGCTGGACTGTCCCGGCTCGATCGAGTTCCAGCAGGATTCCCTGACCGCGCTGTCGGTGTGCGACGTCGCGGTGGTGGTGTGCGAGGCGCTGCCGGACCGCGTGGCGGCGCTGGCGCCGCTGCTGCGGGCGCTCGAGGAGCGGCACGTGCCGCACCTGATCTTCGTCAACAAGATGGACACGGCCCACGTCCGCGTGCGCGACCTGCTGTCGGCGCTGCAGGGCGTGTCGGCGCGCAAGCTGGTGCTGCGCCAGGTGCCGATCCGCCGCGCGTCCGCCGACGGCGCCGAGCAGACCGTGGGCTACGTCGACCTGGTCAGCGAGCGCGCCTACCGCTACGCGCGGACCGGACCGTCCGACCTGGTCGAGATGCCGGCGGAGGTGCTGCCGCGCGAGACCGAGGCGCGGCGCGAGATGCTGGAGAACCTCGCGGAGTACGACGACACGCTGCTGGAGCAGCTGATCGAGGACATCGCGCCGGAGAAGTCGCTGGTCTACCGCGACCTGCACGACGAGCTCGGCGCCGACAAGATCGTGCCGGTGCTGCTGGGCGCCGGCGAGCGCGAGAACGGCGTGCGCCGCCTGCTGAAGGCGCTGCGCCACGACGCGCCGTTCGCCGGCGAGACGGCGGCGCGGCTCGGCCGGAGCGACGGCGCCGGCGCCGTCGTGGAGTGTTTCCGCGTCTCTCACCAGGCCCACGCCGGACGGCTGTCGCTGTGCCGGGTGTGGCGCGGCGCCATCGCCGAGGGCGAGACGCTGGGCGGCGTCCGCATCGGCGGCATCCTGCGGCCGTTCGGCCAGCGCCTCGACAAGGTGCCGCGCGCCGGCGCCGGCGAGGTGGTGGCGCTGGCGAAGATCGACGCGCTGGGCGCCGGCCGGACGCTGTCCGCCGCCGGGATCGCCGAGGTGGCGGGACGCGCCGCGGCCGACGCGCAGGTCTACGCGCTGGCGATCACGCCGCGGAACCGCAGCGACGAGGTCAAGCTCTCCACCGCGCTGCACAAGATCCTCGAGGAGGACCCGTCGCTGGCCGCCGGCCACCGCGAGGACACCGGCGAGTACCTGCTGCGCGGCCAGGGCGAGATGCACCTGCGCGTCACGCTCGACCGCCTCGCCAGCCGTTACAACGTGCCGGTCGACGCCGCGCCGCCGCGCGTCGCCTACAAGGAGACGATCCGCAGGGGCGTCCAGCAGCACGGCCGCTACAAGCGCCAGACCGGCGGCCACGGCCAGTTCGCCGACATCAAGATCGAGCTGCGGCCGCTGGCGCGCGGCGAGGGCTTCCGCTTCGTCGACAGGATCGTGGGCGGCGTGGTGCCGCGCAACTTCATCCCCGCCGTCGACGAGGGCGTGCGCGACTACCTCAAGCGCGGGCCGCTCGGCCAGCCCGTGGTCGACGTCGAGGTCACGCTGTTCGACGGCCAGTACCACGCCGTCGACAGCTCGGAGATGTCGTTCAAGATGGCGGCGCGCGTCGCCATGGACGAGGCGATGCCGAAATGCGACCCGGTGCTGCTGGAGCCGATCCTCAGGGTCGTGGTGACCGCGCCGAGCGAGGCGACGCCGCGCGTCCAGCGCCTGATCTCCGGCCGCCGCGGCCAGCTCCTGGGCTTCGACATGCGCGAGGGCTGGGACGGCTGGGACGAGGTGTCGGCGCTGATGCCCGAATCCGAGATCGGCGACATCATCATCGACATCCGGTCGGCGACGCAGGGCGTCGGCACCTACCGCACCAGCTTCGACCACCTGCAGGAGACCACCGGCAAGGCGGCCGACAAGGCGATCGAGGAGTCGAGGCGCCGGACGTCCGAGGCGCACTGA
- a CDS encoding transglutaminase family protein — MQVAVTHVTRFAFREPVRHSIHDVRLTPRPGEGQRVLSWRLRGSGRRADWTDGHGNGVSTFSVTGAHGEVVIVAEGVYAWEGDAAWLRYPDQDTLPPIYWLRNGGLARHDSTLDAAIADFAGRAGDAGARVPLLHDLMRRVGELVRYRAGVSDVETTALDALRRGEGVRQDQAHVFIACCRRLGIPARYVSGYHYVEGAPPDAGSSNAWAEAHVDGLGWVGFDPVDRQSPAGEYLKLAIGLDYAEAAPVTGRRVGATAGAESTMSVSVTLRRVD; from the coding sequence ATGCAGGTCGCCGTCACCCACGTCACGCGCTTCGCCTTCCGGGAGCCGGTGCGCCATTCCATCCACGACGTGCGCCTCACGCCGCGTCCCGGCGAGGGCCAGCGCGTCCTGTCGTGGCGTCTGCGCGGGTCCGGACGGCGCGCCGACTGGACAGACGGGCACGGCAACGGCGTGTCGACCTTCTCGGTCACCGGCGCGCACGGCGAGGTCGTGATCGTCGCCGAGGGCGTCTACGCGTGGGAGGGCGACGCGGCGTGGCTGCGCTATCCCGACCAGGACACGCTGCCGCCGATCTACTGGCTGCGCAACGGCGGGCTGGCGCGCCACGATTCGACGCTCGACGCCGCGATCGCGGATTTCGCCGGCCGCGCCGGCGACGCCGGCGCGCGGGTGCCGCTGCTGCACGATCTGATGCGCCGCGTCGGCGAGCTGGTGCGCTACCGCGCCGGCGTGTCGGATGTCGAGACCACCGCGCTCGACGCGCTGCGCCGCGGCGAGGGCGTGCGCCAGGACCAGGCGCACGTGTTCATCGCCTGCTGCCGCCGGCTCGGCATCCCGGCGCGCTACGTCAGCGGCTACCACTACGTCGAGGGCGCCCCGCCCGACGCCGGATCGAGCAACGCCTGGGCCGAGGCGCATGTCGACGGCCTCGGCTGGGTCGGTTTCGATCCGGTCGACCGCCAGTCGCCGGCTGGCGAATACCTGAAGCTGGCCATCGGGCTGGACTACGCCGAGGCGGCGCCGGTGACCGGCCGCCGGGTCGGCGCCACCGCCGGCGCCGAGTCGACCATGAGCGTCTCCGTCACGCTGCGCCGCGTCGACTGA
- a CDS encoding tripartite tricarboxylate transporter substrate binding protein, whose amino-acid sequence MILDRRTTLVGAAAALATAPARAQDAFPSKPLRIVVPFAAGSATDLAGRGLGAKLQEILKQPVVIENKPGASGQLGAQAVATAAPDGYTLLMGTNTTNAANGALFKKLSYDPAKDFAPIARVVMGVNCLVVNPDLPVKTTAELIAYAKANPGKLNYAEASASQRLSAEQFNQLAGVKIERVPYKASPQALGDVVAGQVQIMFPDLPQALAQVQAGKVRALGVTGAKRTSIAPDIPALAEAVPGYELVYWLAVFAPAATPAPVQKRLYDAVAEAMKDEATGRAMTQGRMEVSVIGLAEFGAFVVAETDKWTKAIKAAGIEPE is encoded by the coding sequence GTGATCCTCGACCGCCGCACCACGCTCGTCGGCGCCGCCGCGGCGCTGGCCACCGCGCCCGCCCGGGCGCAGGACGCTTTTCCGAGCAAGCCGCTGCGCATCGTCGTGCCGTTCGCCGCCGGCAGCGCCACCGACCTCGCCGGCCGCGGGCTCGGCGCCAAGCTGCAGGAGATCCTCAAGCAGCCCGTGGTGATCGAGAACAAGCCCGGCGCCAGCGGCCAGCTCGGCGCGCAGGCGGTCGCGACGGCGGCGCCCGACGGCTACACGCTGCTGATGGGCACCAACACCACGAACGCCGCCAACGGCGCGCTGTTCAAGAAGCTGTCCTACGATCCGGCCAAGGATTTCGCGCCGATCGCGCGCGTCGTCATGGGCGTCAACTGTCTGGTGGTGAATCCGGACCTGCCGGTCAAGACCACGGCCGAGCTGATCGCCTACGCCAAGGCCAATCCCGGCAAGCTCAACTACGCCGAGGCCAGCGCCTCGCAGCGCCTGTCGGCCGAGCAGTTCAACCAGCTGGCCGGCGTCAAGATCGAGCGCGTGCCCTACAAGGCCAGTCCGCAGGCGCTGGGCGACGTGGTCGCGGGCCAGGTCCAGATCATGTTTCCCGACCTGCCGCAGGCGCTGGCGCAGGTGCAGGCCGGCAAGGTGCGGGCGTTGGGCGTCACCGGCGCCAAGCGCACCAGCATCGCGCCCGACATCCCGGCGCTGGCCGAGGCGGTGCCGGGCTACGAGCTGGTCTACTGGCTGGCCGTGTTCGCGCCGGCCGCGACTCCGGCGCCGGTCCAGAAGCGGCTCTACGACGCCGTGGCCGAGGCGATGAAGGACGAGGCCACCGGCCGCGCCATGACGCAGGGCCGCATGGAGGTCTCGGTGATCGGCCTCGCGGAGTTCGGCGCCTTCGTCGTCGCCGAGACCGACAAGTGGACCAAGGCGATCAAGGCCGCCGGCATCGAGCCGGAGTGA
- a CDS encoding enoyl-CoA hydratase/isomerase family protein — translation MDEPSEKRNALDSGLLAELIAAFQAPVAPQDRVLVVRGKGDVFCAGLDMAERRETIGTGSASGIEVMLRAIELCPLPVVAVVQGDAIAGGNELALHCDLVVASQKARFGMSLAQVGLAPNWFLAKKLMEVLGPVTTREMLLLGDPLPATKLHALGLIARCVPADALEAEASKVIGRLAANAPLSLKAMKALTVRQMEFRDAIPHADVDALVQAAMKSQDAQEGMKARLEKRKAAFKGS, via the coding sequence GTGGATGAACCGTCCGAGAAGAGGAACGCGCTCGACAGCGGCCTGCTGGCCGAGCTGATCGCGGCGTTCCAGGCGCCGGTCGCGCCGCAGGACCGCGTGCTGGTGGTGCGCGGCAAGGGCGACGTGTTCTGCGCCGGCCTCGACATGGCGGAGCGCCGCGAGACCATCGGCACCGGCAGCGCCAGCGGCATCGAGGTGATGCTGCGCGCCATCGAGCTCTGCCCGCTGCCCGTGGTCGCCGTGGTGCAAGGCGATGCGATCGCCGGCGGCAACGAGCTGGCGCTGCACTGCGACCTCGTGGTCGCGAGCCAGAAGGCGCGCTTCGGCATGTCGCTGGCCCAGGTCGGGCTGGCGCCGAACTGGTTCCTCGCCAAGAAGCTGATGGAGGTGCTGGGCCCCGTCACGACGCGCGAGATGCTGCTGCTGGGCGATCCGCTGCCCGCGACCAAGCTGCACGCGCTCGGCCTGATCGCGCGCTGCGTGCCCGCCGACGCGCTCGAGGCCGAGGCGTCGAAGGTGATCGGCCGGCTGGCCGCCAACGCGCCGCTGTCGCTCAAGGCGATGAAGGCGCTGACGGTGCGGCAGATGGAGTTCCGCGACGCCATCCCGCACGCCGATGTCGACGCGCTGGTGCAGGCCGCGATGAAGAGCCAGGACGCGCAGGAGGGCATGAAGGCGCGGCTGGAGAAGCGCAAGGCCGCCTTCAAGGGAAGCTGA
- a CDS encoding pyridoxal phosphate-dependent aminotransferase has protein sequence MAFIADRLSRIKPSPTNAAQGKFLEMKAAGKDVIGLAAGEPDFPTPDHIKEAAYKAIRENDTRYTAIAGTPALRQAIVDKFKRDHGLEYKVSQTVVTNGGKQIIFNAMLATMNAGDEVIIPAPYWVSYPEMVAVADGTPVIIPCPESKGFKLQPEDLERAITPRTKWLILNSPSNPTGAAYSKAELRGLCDVLVRHPHVWVLTDDMYEKLVYDDFVFTTPAQVEPALFDRTLTMNGVSKAYCMTGWRIGYAAGPQALINAMITVQSQSTSNASSISQAASVAALNGPTDFIPRNNAVFKQRRDLIVSMLNQSTGIKCPRPEGAFYVYPSCAGTIGKKTPDGKTIGDDTDFVNYLLESEGLSVVQGSAFGMGPAFRISYATATELLEEAGRRIQRACAALT, from the coding sequence ATGGCCTTCATCGCCGACCGTCTCAGCCGCATCAAGCCGTCTCCCACGAACGCCGCGCAGGGCAAATTCCTGGAGATGAAGGCGGCGGGCAAAGACGTCATCGGGCTGGCGGCCGGCGAGCCGGACTTCCCGACGCCCGACCACATCAAGGAGGCCGCCTACAAGGCGATCCGCGAGAACGACACGCGCTACACCGCGATCGCCGGCACGCCGGCGCTGCGCCAGGCGATCGTCGACAAGTTCAAGCGCGACCACGGGCTGGAGTACAAGGTCTCGCAGACCGTCGTCACCAACGGCGGCAAGCAGATCATCTTCAACGCCATGCTGGCGACCATGAACGCCGGCGACGAGGTGATCATCCCGGCGCCGTACTGGGTGTCGTACCCGGAGATGGTGGCCGTCGCCGACGGCACGCCGGTGATCATCCCGTGCCCGGAGTCCAAGGGCTTCAAGCTGCAGCCGGAGGACCTCGAGCGCGCCATCACGCCGCGCACGAAGTGGCTGATCCTGAACTCGCCGTCCAACCCGACCGGCGCGGCCTATTCCAAGGCCGAGCTGCGCGGGCTGTGCGACGTGTTGGTGCGGCACCCGCACGTCTGGGTGCTGACCGACGACATGTACGAGAAGCTGGTCTACGACGACTTCGTGTTCACGACGCCGGCGCAGGTCGAGCCGGCGCTGTTCGACCGCACGCTGACCATGAACGGCGTGTCGAAGGCCTACTGCATGACCGGCTGGCGCATCGGCTACGCCGCCGGTCCGCAGGCGCTGATCAACGCCATGATCACGGTGCAGTCGCAGAGCACGTCGAACGCCAGCTCGATCAGCCAGGCCGCCTCGGTGGCCGCGCTCAACGGGCCGACCGACTTCATTCCGCGCAACAACGCGGTGTTCAAGCAGCGGCGCGACCTGATCGTGTCGATGCTGAACCAGTCCACCGGCATCAAATGCCCGCGGCCGGAGGGCGCGTTCTACGTCTACCCGTCCTGCGCCGGCACGATCGGCAAGAAGACGCCGGACGGCAAGACGATCGGCGACGACACCGACTTCGTGAACTACCTGCTCGAGAGCGAGGGCCTGTCGGTGGTCCAGGGCTCGGCCTTCGGCATGGGTCCGGCGTTCCGCATCTCCTACGCCACGGCGACGGAGCTGCTCGAGGAGGCCGGCCGCCGCATCCAGCGGGCCTGCGCCGCGCTGACCTGA